A single region of the Neodiprion pinetum isolate iyNeoPine1 chromosome 5, iyNeoPine1.2, whole genome shotgun sequence genome encodes:
- the LOC124219934 gene encoding uncharacterized protein yields MDAKNEGTAEEICSNKEISLPEVTASLEMLTVTPDVNQKVVTKRVFRKRIPRTDMSVTANRRCSQKPRKRRYSEMEGDADITGYYLDKNLQLSPKKLETILEERTGPGESSVLIGAKKFKRMIEFQVEPTASKLKKRRARVKKVFGSNIKHRRRCTTMEVLFAKLNTMQPESSPEFEGEDK; encoded by the exons ATGGATGCAAAGAATGAAGGCACAGC TGAAGAAATTTGTAGTAATAAGGAAATCAGTCTGCCCGAGGTCACGGCTAGCCTTGAAATGCTCACTGTTACCCCAGATGTTAACCAAAAAGTGGTTACCAAACGGGTGTTCAGGAAAAGAATTCCCAGAACTGATATGTCTGTAACAGCGAATCGCAG GTGCAGTCAGAAACCGAGAAAAAGACGTTATTCCGAAATGGAAGGAGATGCAGACATCACCGGGTATTACTTGGacaaaaatttacaactttcTCCAAAGAAGCTGGAAACTATATTAGAGGAAAGGACGGGCCCGGGTGAAAGCAGCGTACTTATTGGAGCTAAGAAGTTCAAAAGAATGATTGAATTTCAGGTAGAGCCGACAGCTTCTAAGCTGAAAAAAAGGCGGGCTAGGGTGAAGAAAGTTTTCGGTTCGAATATCAAGCACAGAAGGAGATGTACAACAATGGAGGTGTTGTTCGCCAAGTTGAATACCATGCAGCCAGAGTCATCTCCTGAATTTGAGGGCGAAGATAAGTGA
- the LOC124219929 gene encoding neuferricin isoform X1 — protein sequence MKRRYVWIVLLLVTLYTLYRYDYQKTLVAKLKYFAWNDVFFMPFFASSSLPSSSSASEGNEQTVRLFTQSQLSRYTNLEDGLYLAILGQVYDVTKGERHYGPGGSYQSFVGRDASLAFVTGDFSAKGLTDDVSSLKPSQIKSLSDWTGFYAKDYTYKGKLIGRYYDSDGNPTSQYHMIQEMLALAEKENSSEEQKKRIFPPCNIEWKPDVGTRLWCSKRSGGIERDWIGVPRMLFEPGSEQHRCACVNLKSKEHEMHKGNLREYEGCAKGSTNCVIKNS from the exons ATGAAGAGAAGATACGTTTGGATCGTACTGTTACTAGTAACGCTGTACACCCTGTACCGTTACGATTATCAAAAAACGCTCGTTGCAAAGTTGAAATACTTTGCATGGAACGATGTATTTTTCATGCCATTCTTCGCTTCGTCTTCGTTGCCATCGTCTTCGTCAGCTTCTGAAGGAAATGAACAAACTGTTCGGCTATTCACGCAAAGCCAACTCAGCCGGTATACGAATCTCGAGGATGGTTTGTACCTTGCCATACTGGGGCAGGTTTATGACGTAACCAAAGGCGAGCGACACTACGGACCTGGAGGATCGTACCAGTCGTTTGTTG GGCGTGATGCGTCGCTGGCCTTCGTCACAGGGGACTTCAGTGCCAAAGGATTGACCGACGACGTTTCCAGCCTGAAGCCATCCCAAATCAAGTCTCTGAGCGATTGGACAGGGTTCTACGCCAAGGATTACACGTACAAAGGGAAACTCATTGGGAGATATTACGATAGTGATGGTAATCCAACGTCGCAATATCACATGATACAGGAGATGCTGGCCTTAGCTGAAAAGGAAAACTCTAGTGAAGAGCAGAAGAAGAGAATCTTTCCTCCTTGCAATATAGAGTGGAAACCCGATGTTGGGACTAGATTGTGGTGCTCGAAACGAAG TGGTGGAATAGAGAGGGATTGGATCGGGGTGCCCAGAATGCTGTTCGAACCTGGCTCCGAACAGCACCGCTGTGCTTGCGTCAACTTAAAAAGTAAAGAACACGAAATGCACAAGGGAAATCTACGAGAGTACGAAGGATGCGCTAAAGGCTCCACTAACTGTGTGATTAAAAATAGCTAA
- the LOC124219929 gene encoding neuferricin isoform X2 produces the protein MKKSNKKILIARALPATHRCAKSLLFITSEGNEQTVRLFTQSQLSRYTNLEDGLYLAILGQVYDVTKGERHYGPGGSYQSFVGRDASLAFVTGDFSAKGLTDDVSSLKPSQIKSLSDWTGFYAKDYTYKGKLIGRYYDSDGNPTSQYHMIQEMLALAEKENSSEEQKKRIFPPCNIEWKPDVGTRLWCSKRSGGIERDWIGVPRMLFEPGSEQHRCACVNLKSKEHEMHKGNLREYEGCAKGSTNCVIKNS, from the exons ATGAAGAagagcaataaaaaaattctaatcgCCCGCGCCCTGCCTGCTACGCACCGCTGCGCCAAAAGTCTCTTGTTCATAA CTTCTGAAGGAAATGAACAAACTGTTCGGCTATTCACGCAAAGCCAACTCAGCCGGTATACGAATCTCGAGGATGGTTTGTACCTTGCCATACTGGGGCAGGTTTATGACGTAACCAAAGGCGAGCGACACTACGGACCTGGAGGATCGTACCAGTCGTTTGTTG GGCGTGATGCGTCGCTGGCCTTCGTCACAGGGGACTTCAGTGCCAAAGGATTGACCGACGACGTTTCCAGCCTGAAGCCATCCCAAATCAAGTCTCTGAGCGATTGGACAGGGTTCTACGCCAAGGATTACACGTACAAAGGGAAACTCATTGGGAGATATTACGATAGTGATGGTAATCCAACGTCGCAATATCACATGATACAGGAGATGCTGGCCTTAGCTGAAAAGGAAAACTCTAGTGAAGAGCAGAAGAAGAGAATCTTTCCTCCTTGCAATATAGAGTGGAAACCCGATGTTGGGACTAGATTGTGGTGCTCGAAACGAAG TGGTGGAATAGAGAGGGATTGGATCGGGGTGCCCAGAATGCTGTTCGAACCTGGCTCCGAACAGCACCGCTGTGCTTGCGTCAACTTAAAAAGTAAAGAACACGAAATGCACAAGGGAAATCTACGAGAGTACGAAGGATGCGCTAAAGGCTCCACTAACTGTGTGATTAAAAATAGCTAA
- the LOC124219919 gene encoding gametogenetin-binding protein 2-like, giving the protein MAKLIEVWRGDNSVILTRRQLPLIIDENLTMIMDVNGLGAVCDGPLVRGKQLDEFSRKLNMLTKEEAKASFEVTCKDMLAILGQAVPCVGCRRSVERLFYDLMKSGHPALDPLVITPDGLLTIRDEVLDSPQLLCTMLQGHSARLNSLVDRQPRSKKSRRCALHSLEVQRMRPPPSAWRDVWECMRNACRQEVALVENDSLDVTLDTYLRKHRFCSECRTKVLLASSLLTTEADPAKEKGYIPALYAGIRRCIPERHVHLQTNTDYISNLIGRAQPELMGRERHAKTLEIAQEEVLTCLGICVAERLHRVHRRLREEETVCKVLAAVAVDALSRNFQMAVEVKQGITQLELLYEELTREELAKQQRREKLRLKRKKKKERRYETEEKENTCECPKDKYGPGRELSCPCVDSKPTTQNIDRHKLQVLDPKNKGLPTCKCPDCLKKSQGVSKAKPQTTTFPNKKSSSVQKSPDKKGPMDLKSISNSSPEIVGHLYEGCKPCPHCREIMKQDEDGYWYYPREFLEGSSKEVMDELMNQHSNNLAMWLDMKKQYTDAVAAFSNGRSSSEQSSQDCGYSSEHNVSSSSLPSTPEGSEVACSDSCCNREGDCHDTRPSEKLAHSSSSISLLSERGGGLTLMQMLEDSYSSEDESKESYIPAEEVQEFKSRMCQVLEKRQELRQTLKKRFAILCSHHRPFNIPH; this is encoded by the exons ATGGCCAAGTTAATTGAGGTTTGGCGTGGTGATAACTCGGTCATTTTGACGCGTAGACAACTGCCGCTGATCATCGACGAAAATCTCACG ATGATAATGGACGTAAATGGTTTAGGCGCAGTTTGCGACGGTCCACTAGTCAGGGGAAAACAGCTAGATGAATTTTCTAGGAAGCTGAACATGCTCACCAAAGAGGAAGCTAAGGCTTCCTTTGAAGTTACGTGTAAAGACATGCTCGCTATTCTGGGACAAGCAGTTCCCTGTGTTGGCTGTAGACGGAG CGTTGAGAGGTTATTCTACGACTTGATGAAGTCCGGCCACCCTGCGCTTGATCCTCTTGTAATAACACCCGATGGTCTTCTAACTATACGGGATGAGGTGTTGGATTCACCTCAACTATTATGTACCATGTTACAAGGGCATAG CGCACGATTAAACAGCCTAGTGGATCGCCAACCTCGTAGTAAAAAATCACGCAGATGCGCCCTACACTCTTTAGAGGTGCAACGAATGCGGCCGCCACCCAGCGCTTGGAGGGACGTTTGGGAATGTATGAGAAATGCTTGCCGACAAGAAGTTGCTCTCGTTGAAAATGACTCGCTAGATGTGACGCTTGATACGTATTTGCGAAAGCACAG attCTGTAGCGAATGTCGTACGAAAGTGCTCCTCGCCTCCTCCCTCCTCACTACTGAAGCTGATCCCGCCAAAGAGAAAGGTTATATACCTGCTTTATATGCTGGAATCAGACGATGCATTCCTGAACGACATGTTCACTTGCAAACTAATACCGATTATATTAGCAATTTAATTGGAAGAGCACAGCCTGAGCTGATGGGCAG aGAGCGTCATGCTAAAACGTTAGAGATTGCCCAAGAAGAAGTTCTTACTTGTCTCGGTATTTGCGTTGCTGAACGATTGCATCGTGTCCATCGACGCCTGAGGGAGGAAGAAACTGTTTGCAAGGTGCTTGCTGCAGTAGCGGTTGATGCGTTATCCAGAAATTTTCAG ATGGCGGTAGAGGTCAAACAAGGAATCACTCAGTTAGAACTACTTTACGAGGAACTAACAAGAGAGGAACTTGCTAAACAACAACGGCGTGAAAAGCTTCGATTGAAgcgtaagaagaagaaagaacgtCGTTATGAAACggaggagaaagaaaatactTGCGAA TGCCCAAAGGATAAGTACGGGCCTGGAAGAGAACTCTCATGTCCGTGCGTAGACTCGAAGCCAACGACCCAAAACATTGACCGACATAAG TTGCAGGTTTTGGATCCAAAAAATAAGGGGCTACCAACGTGCAAGTGTCCAGATTGCCTTAAGAAGTCTCAAGGCGTGAGCAAAGCGAAACCTCAAACAACAACATTCCCTAATAAAAAGTCTTCCAGCGTACAAAAGAGTCCCGATAAAAAAGGGCCTATGGATCTGAAGTCAATAAGTAATTCAAGTCCTGAAATTGTAGGGCACTTATACGAAGGGTGCAAGCCTTGTCCACACTGCCGG GAGATTATGAAACAGGACGAGGATGGGTACTGGTACTATCCCAGGGAGTTTTTGGAAGGTAGTTCAAAGGAGGTTATGGATGAACTGATGAATCAGCATTCAAACAATTTGGCTATGTGGTTGGACATGAAGAAGCAGTATACAGATGCTGTTGCCGCTTTTAGCAACGGTCGCTCTTCCAGCGAACAATCATCCCAAGACTGCGGATATTCCTCTGAACACAATGTGAGCAGTTCATCGCTACCAAGCACACCAGAAGGCTCAGAGGTTGCCTGCAGCGATAGCTGCTGTAATCGCGAAGGGGATTGTCACGATACAAGACCTTCCGAAAAGCTTGCGCATTCCAGTTCCAGTATCTCCCTGTTAAGTGAGCGAGGTGGTGGGCTAACGCTAATGCAGATGCTCGAG GATTCATACTCTTCGGAGGACGAGAGCAAAGAGAGTTATATTCCAGCGGAAGAAGTTCAAGAGTTCAAATCGCGCATGTGCCAAGTACTTGAGAAACGTCAAGAATTGCGGCAAACCCTTAAGAAACGATTTGCGATACTCTGTAGCCATCACCGACCCTTTAATATTCCACATTAA
- the LOC124219921 gene encoding carboxylic ester hydrolase-like, whose protein sequence is MKSVIIVKFILVFGFSFAKQVGESYPSVVSLLGQVEGHYKTSSNGRRYEAYEGIPYAQPPIGNLRFGVPQPISPWTDVLIARQSSPCCMQYSYLPPYPSGKVIGSEDCLYLNVFTPIRGDSLLPVIFWIHGGAFHSGSGAQYTPKYLLNENVILVTINYRLGPLGFLSTEDEIVPGNMGLKDQAVALRWVANNIRSFGGDPAKVTLFGQSSGGASVHYHYLTNLSSGLFHGGMSFSGTALHSWSLAEDSLEKTRKLATVVGCTTSNVKLMIDCMKARPADRIVQALEKFIFWRASPHVPFGPVVEKEGSELTFINRPPIEIISSRKAQDVPWIVGIVSEEGLYPAADYVTNDTILQEMNDRWDTIAPHLLDYYYTIPNVDHANISSLIKEHYLGSEQFSRSTFNQTVQMIGDRLFVYNCDNAARLQARFNKSPVRFHQFTYRGNHSLSNLLCACDENFGVSHSDEHLYVLSTNFNITLPQDLKMQKKLLKFWTSFAIDGSPNVGVEWPTLNECAGEMCYLQIAGPNKIDVQSKPEFGQKNFWHSIGFNENNYTLAA, encoded by the exons ATGAAGTCTGTGATTATTGTCAAATTTATATTGGTGTTTGGGTTTTCCTTTGCCAAACAAGTTGGTGAATCATATCCAAGCGTTGTATCGCTCTTGGGACAGGTAGAAGGCCACTACAAAACTTCGAGCAATGGTCGACGATACGAAGCTTACGAAGGGATACCGTATGCTCAACCACCGATTGGAAATTTAAGATTTGGG GTGCCCCAACCTATTTCACCATGGACAGACGTTTTAATTGCAAGACAGTCAAGTCCATGCTGCATGCAGTACAGTTACCTTCCACCCTATCCATCTGGTAAGGTAATTGGTTCAGAGGACTGTCTTTACCTTAACGTATTTACCCCCATAAGGGGTGATAGTCTCCTACCAGTTATTTTCTGGATTCATGGAGGTGCCTTTCATTCTGGGAGTGGAGCGCAGTACACGCCGAAATATTTGCTCAATGAAAACGTAATACTGGTCACAATTAATTATAGACTCGGTCCGCTGG GTTTTCTAAGTACCGAGGATGAGATTGTGCCTGGAAACATGGGTCTCAAGGATCAAGCAGTGGCGTTGCGTTGGGTGGCGAACAACATTAGGTCATTTGGCGGCGATCCAGCAAAAGTAACACTTTTTGGACAGAGCTCTGGAGGAGCGTCTgttcattatcattatctGACGAATCTCAGCTCTGGTTTGTTTCACG GGGGAATGTCGTTCAGTGGAACTGCTTTACACTCTTGGAGCCTTGCTGAAGACTCTCTTGAGAAGACTAGGAAATTAGCTACCGTCGTTGGTTGTACAACTTCCAACGTAAAGCTGATGATCGACTGCATGAAAGCACGACCTGCAGATCGGATAGTACAGGCTCTTGAAAAGTTTATA TTTTGGAGGGCCAGTCCCCATGTTCCGTTTGGACCAGTTGTCGAGAAAGAAGGTAGCGAATTAACGTTTATCAATCGACCACCCATTGAAATAATAAGTTCTCGTAAAGCACAAGACGTGCCATGGATTGTAGGCATAGTTAGCGAGGAGGGTCTTTATCCCGCTGCTG ATTATGTGACCAATGACACGATCCTCCAAGAGATGAACGATCGCTGGGATACGATAGCGCCACATCTGCTGgattattattacacaattCCAAACGTTGATCATGCAAATATTTCGAGCTTGATAAAAGAGCATTATCTTGGAAGTGAACAATTCAGCAGATCGACGTTCAATCAAACGGTACAAATGATCGGGGACCGGTTGTTTGTCTACAATTGCGATAACGCTGCAAGATTACAGGCACGATTTAACAAGAGCCCTGTCCGATTTCATCAATTTACATACAGAGGCAATCACAGTCTGAGCAACTTACTGTGTGCCTGTGACGAAAACTTTG GAGTCAGTCACTCCGATGAGCACTTGTATGTTCTTAGTACAAATTTCAATATAACTTTACCGCAAGACTTAAAAATGCAAAAGAAGCTGCTTAAATTTTGGACATCATTTGCGATAGATGG ttCACCTAACGTCGGGGTGGAGTGGCCCACGTTGAATGAGTGTGCAGGTGAAATGTGTTATCTGCAGATTGCTGGACCGAATAAAATTGACGTTCAAAGCAAACCTGAGTTCGGACAGAAAAACTTCTGGCATTCTATCGGTTTcaacgaaaataattatactttaGCAGCTTGA
- the LOC124219925 gene encoding 3-oxoacyl-[acyl-carrier-protein] synthase, mitochondrial — translation MTRWLSTASKIRNRRVVVTGMGVVSPLGVGLKNSWKSLIDGKSGIKKLVREEYEKLPCRIGGLVPRGNGPTELNIDSHFSKGQLRSMSMATVYALVASEEALNDASWKPVEEKDKEETGVAVGVGMIDLVDVCDTNDALKKGYSKVSPYFVPRILPNMAAGQISIKYGFRGPNHAVSTACATGAHAIGDAFRFVRGGDANLMVCGGAEACISPLAIAAFCRLRALSTSRNESPQEASRPFDNDRDGFVMGEGSAILVLEELEHALERNARIYAEVLGYGLSGDGAHLTAPREDGSGAFLAMRRAMNDACIELGQVSYVNAHATSTPLGDAIEVKAIQSLFCEHSENLMISSTKGAHGHLLGAAGNLEAVFTVMAIKEGLVPPTINLNHPNCESKINFVRNFARKWEGTSRRIALKNAFGFGGTNASLCIAQYIH, via the exons ATGACACGCTGGCTTTCAACGGCTTCGAAAATTCGTAATCGCCGTGTGGTCGTCACAGGAATGGGGGTCGTTTCCCCCCTAGGTGTCGGCCTCAAAAACTCATGGAAATCTCTGATCGATGGAAAATCTGGTATAAAAAAACTCGTCAGAGAAGAGTACGAAAAATTGCCCTGCAGAATTG GGGGTCTGGTTCCTAGAGGAAATGGACCAACTGAACTGAACATAGATTCGCATTTCTCAAAGGGTCAGTTGCGGTCCATGTCCATGGCGACAGTATACGCTCTGGTTGCATCGGAAGAAGCACTGAACGATGCGAGCTGGAAGCCGGTTgaagagaaagataaagaaGAAACTGGCGTGGCTGTCGGGGTCGGGATGATCGATCTCGTTGATGTATGTGACACTAATGACGCCCTGAAAAAAGGTTACAGTAAAGTTAGCCCGTATTTTGTTCCAAGGATTTTACCTAATATGGCTGCTGGTCAAATTAGCATCAAATACGGATTCAGAGGCCCTAATCACGCTGTTTCAACTGCCTGTGCGACTGGGGCACATGCCATTG GTGATGCTTTTCGTTTTGTACGTGGGGGTGATGCGAATCTGATGGTCTGTGGGGGAGCAGAAGCCTGTATCAGTCCATTAGCCATTGCAGCATTTTGTCGATTAAGGGCCTTGAGTACGTCGCGTAATGAGTCACCCCAAGAGGCATCGAGACCCTTTGACAACGACAGAGACGGTTTTGTAATGGGTGAAGGGTCTGCCATATTGGTTCTAGAAGAATTGGAACATGCGCTTGAAAGAAATGCTAGAATTTACGCAGAGGTATTGGGGTACGGATTGTCGGGTGATGGCGCGCACCTCACTGCTCCCAGGGAAGACGGTTCTGGGGCATTTTTAGCTATGAGGAGAGCAATGAACGATGCCTGCATTGAACTTGGCCAAGTCTCTTATGTGAACGCTCATGCAACTTCGACCCCACTTGGCGATGCGATTGAAGTCAAAGCGATACAATCCCTGTTTTGTGAGCACAGTGAAAATCTGATGATATCTAGCACGAAGGGAGCCCATGGTCACTTGCTGGGAGCTGCAGGGAATTTGGAAGCTGTATTTACAGTAATGGCTATCAAAGAAGGACTTGTTCCACCGACAATTAATTTGAACCATCCAAACTGCGAATCAAAGATCAAttttgttagaaattttgCTAGAAAATGGGAGGGAACATCGAGAAGAATCGCGCTGAAGAATGCATTTGGGTTTGGCGGAACAAATGCCTCTTTGTGTATAGCTCAATATATTCATTAA
- the LOC124219923 gene encoding G-protein coupled receptor Mth2-like isoform X2: MELRLSGCISVLLLAALLADADRRTCPPGGTVSLTNARRNDSGFLAESGEFFPRDVVWEDDGTWSGCFCDLKPCLPLCPPKNATTQNTETMEIDYSAMPPVYKPNFDLDRSLRFEQRFHVILSHPCPGIKMYSLNLTKRPKDEYYLMANGSLAMPKVRNSSQTILDATSYCFRLKRNSAIYTPRLCEAADPPIMDPIRTANYVGALVSVPFLLATIFVYSVIQELRNIHGTTLKCYLASLVIGYVALGIDRIPNQTNFINDVGAICLFLGFIIYSSFLASFCWLNVMCFDIWWRFGGYGPLRSNGNSGDRKKFIRYSIYAWGCPILLTTICIVMEFADVGESTIKPDFRSSGCWFGTKCAAVFYYYGPAGVMITTNIFLFILTSLKILEHKRNVKPHLNSGDSQRHDENEQWFSLYVKLFVVMGICWSTEVISGIWEGPRYIWYVTDMVNALQGVLIFVIFVCKKKICRSLKQHYNSLRVICKGCIFETRTADSSSTTTTNVDDPTATGQVSVRMRERTTVSPETPESSSGPPY, from the exons ATGGAGCTTCGACTGTCCGGTTGCATCAGCGTTCTGCTTCTGGCCGCGTTGTTAGCCGACGCCGACAGGAGGACCTGCCCTCCCGGGGGTACCGTCAGCCTGACAAACGCGCGGAGGAACGACTCGGGATTCCTGGCCGAGTCCGGCGAGTTCTTTCCTCGAGATGTCGTTTGGGAAGACGACGGCACGTGGAGCGGCTGCTTCTGCGACCTCAAACCTTGTTTGCCCCTCTGTCCACCGAAGAACGCCACCACGCAGAACACGGAGACCATGGAGATCGACTACTCGGCGATGCCTCCCGTCTACAAACCCAATTTCGATCTCGACCGAAGTCTCCGGTTCGAGCAGAGGTTCCACGTTATCTTATCGCACCCCTGCCCGGGGATTAAGATGTACTCTTTGAACCTGACGAAGCGTCCGAAAGACGAGTATTACCTCATGGCAAACGGATCGTTGGCCATGCCGAAGGTGCGAAACTCGTCGCAGACGATTCTCGACGCGACGAGTTACTGCTTTCGACTGAAGCGCAACTCGGCGATTTACACTCCGAGGCTCTGTGAAGCAGCGGATCCGCCTATTATGGACCCGATAAGGACCGCGAACTACGTCGGAGCCCTCGTGTCCGTTCCCTTCCTTCTCGCGACTATCTTCGTTTACTCCGTCATCCAGGAGCTCAGGAACATCCACGGCACTACTCTCAAATGCTATTTGGCCAGCCTTGTCATCGGCTACGTGGCCCTTGGTATCGATCGCATTCCAAATCAGACAAACTTCATCAACGATGTTGGCGCAATTTGCCTTTTCCTCG GATTCATCATCTACTCATCTTTTCTTGCCAGTTTTTGTTGGCTGAATGTCATGTGCTTCGACATTTGGTGGAGATTCGG TGGCTACGGGCCGCTAAGGAGTAACGGAAATAGCGGCGACCGTAAGAAGTTTATCAGGTACTCGATTTACGCGTGGGGATGTCCAATCCTGTTGACTACCATTTGCATCGTCATGGAATTCGCCGATGTTGGAGAATCAACGATCAAGCCAGACTTCAGGTCAAGCGGTTGCTGGTTCGGAA CCAAGTGTGCCGCGGTATTTTACTACTACGGTCCGGCTGGCGTTATGATAACCACCAAcattttcctcttcattttAACATCTTTGAAGATTCTCGAACATAAAAGGAACGTGAAACCTCACCTGAACAGCGGCGATAGCCAAAGACACGACGAAAACGAGCAGTg GTTCAGCTTGTACGTGAAGCTTTTCGTAGTGATGGGGATCTGCTGGTCGACGGAGGTGATTTCGGGGATTTGGGAAGGGCCCAGGTACATCTGGTACGTCACGGACATGGTCAACGCGCTCCAAGGGGTCCTGATCTTCGTCATTTTCGTCTGCAAGAAGAAGATTTGCCGCTCGCTGAAGCAGCACTACAACAGTCTTCGAGTCATCTGCAAAGGTTGCATCTTCGAAACAAGAACTGCAGACTCGTCGTCTACCACCACAACCAACGTCGACGATCCGACCGCAACCGGACAGGTTTCCGTCCGTATGCGCGAACGGACTACAGTATCACCGGAAACTCCAGAATCGTCCAGTGGCCCACCTTATTGA